In the genome of Syntrophorhabdaceae bacterium, the window CTCAACCTTGTGATCCACGTCCCTCAGAAGATTCTTGAATTCCCTGTACCTTTTGAACAGAAGGCTCCGTATCTCATCAGTACTCGATGCAATCGTACAGAACCTCACCGGCAAAACAGTATATTCTTTCATCACCTCTTCAATAACCTTTTCATGGGCCAGGATATTTTCCCGGTTGACCACGAGTTTCATTAACGGGTGACTGCTGATTACCATTGCGAGGTCATCGGCCCCGATAGTGCCCACCTTGTCATCTCTGCCCCCGATGCCGATAGGACCAAAATCTCTGTCCTGCTGTGTGCTGATGATGCAGTATATATACTTACCCTCATGCTCCATTATTGTTCCTTTATCCTTACGATTATTGAATTCCCGGCAAAGTCTTCCTCTTCGAAAGAACAGCTTTCATGTTGGCAATACTCAGAGAGCAGCCCGTATGCCTTTGTGATTTCGCCATATTCCATTTCTGCTTCTGCCCTTTGCGTATCGTCGGATTGTGCATTAAATTGTTTGTCAGGATGATATACGGATGCGTAACTTCTATAGGCCCTTTTGATGTCATCTTTCGATGCACATACGTTGAGGCCGAGCTTTTTTCTTGCTCGGTCGATCTCTTCGTATTGCAGCTTTTTTATTTCAAGGACATAAAAGTTGTAAGGAGGAAGGGGCCCGATATACTTGAAATGGACCTTTCCGCTGAAACCGTTGTTTAGCTCATCCAGCCTTTCTTCAAAAGGAATACGGATACCGTTATCGATAAAAAAGGCAGCATTCATGATTGTCACATCGTCCGTCATTGTATATTCTTTCATGTCCCGGCAGAGGCCTTTTAATGAATCCTTTATGGTATGGGTGTATTCATCTTTTTTCTTATTCAAATAACCTTTAATGAGCACACCCATTTTTATCTGGTCATCGACTGTTACGCCTTCTTTCTTATTGAGAAGGGATTGTTTCAATGCCCTTACCTCTTCATTCCCGGATACCTCTTTGATGACCGTATTCAGATCAACCCAGGAAGCTATAACATCAATCTCCATCCTGCCTTCAACCTCTTTAAAAATCTCTTTAAACATCCGGTATCCCTTAGTCAGGACCTGCATAATCTCGTCTTCATTGAGAACATACGTCCCCAGTCTCATAGGGATGATGGTACATTCCTGCATTACCTTCTCAATCACCAGTTGATGCTGAATAAGGTGCCGTGCTGCCACATCGCCTGGCAGGTTTGTATAATCGATTATTCCGTTGTCGCTCACTACCGCAGAGACATCCCTATAGGGTACGGTGTAAATGCCGTTTGAGGTCAACAGGCCGGAACCCGCTGCATGGGATCCGGTATTCATTACGCCGTATATGTATTTACCTGTATTGTTCATATGTCATCCTGCCCCGTATATATGGATGCCTTCTGTTTTTGTACCAGTTGTAACGCCTCTCCGAAATGCCTCTTTGTTATAGTAAGTTTCGCCCTTGGAGTCTGGTTTATAAATTCCCTGATAGCCAGCATAGAGGCTTTCCGGCATAAAAACTCTATATCCGATCCAGCCAGATTGTCGGATTCCCTTGCTAATGCATGCAAGTCCACATCATTGCCGAGAGGTTTGTTTTGGGTGTGGATTTCAAATATGGAAAAACGTGCATCTTCGTCAGGGAAAGGGAGCTCAATGACAAGATCGAACCTTCCACCCCTCAGGAGCGCAGGGTCAATCATGTCGAGCCGGTTGGTGGCAGCCAGCACTACCACTCCCTTAAGTTCTTCAATGCCGTCCATTTCGGCCAGAAATTGGCTCACCACCCGTTCCGTTACGCCGGATTCCCCGATTCCCGAACCCCTTCTCGGGAGGATGGCGTCAATTTCATCAAAAAATATGATTGCCGGTGAGGCCTGTTTTGCCGTTTTGAATACCTCACGAACACCCTTCTCGCTTTCACCGACAAACTTTGACATGAGACTCGGCCCCTTTATGGAGATAAAGTTGACTTTTGTCTCACTCGCAACCGCCTTTGCAAGCAGGGTCTTCCCTGTACCGGGTGGTCCATGAAGGAGAATACCTTTTGGTGGTTGGGTACTGGCAGTTCTGAAGACATCGGCATATTTTATGGGCCATTCTACCGCCTCCTTTAATTCCTGTTTAATGTCCTCGAGACCGCCTACGTCATCCCATCGTACATCAGGCACCTCTACGAACACCTCCCGTATTGCAGAAGGCTCAACCTCTTTCATGGCGTCGAAGAAGTCGTCCATCGTTACTTCCAGTTTCAGGAGTGTTTCATAAGGGATTTCATCCACTTCAAAATCAATCTTAGGTAAAATCTTCCGGAGCGCAGACATGGCTGCTTCCCTTGCCAATGCCTCCAGATCTGCACCCACAAAACCGTGGCTGATCTCGGCCAACTTTTCCAGATCGACCCCGTTGGATGTTGCACCACTTCCCTGATGAGTTTCCCCTGATAAAGGCATGCCCCTCGTATGAATCTGCAGTATATGCAATCTCCCGTTTTTGTCCGGGATGGGGATTGAAATCTCCCTGTCAAACCTTCCCGGTCTTCTTAGGGCCGGGTCAAGGGTATTGGGAATATTTGTCGCTCCGATGACAATCACCTGTCCCCGCGACTGCAATCCGTCCAGAAGCGATAAGAGTTGGGCGACAACACGCCGTTCAACCTGTTTCTCACCGCCCATGTCTTCCCTCTTCGGTGCAATGGCATCGATCTCGTCAATAAAGATTATTGAAGGGGCATGCTTCTGGGCATCATCAAATATGCCCCTTAGACGCGCTTCGCTTTCCCCGTAAAACTTACCCATGATTTCAGGCCCGCTGATACTTGTAAAGTAGGCCTCGGTCTCGTTCGCCACAGACCGGGCGATCAACGTCTTTCCTGTTCCGGGAGGCCCATAGAGCAGTACGCCCTTGGGCGGGTCAATCCCGAGTCTCTCAAATATCTGCGGGTATTTCAGGGGCAGTTCAATCATCTCCCTGATTCTTTGAATCTGATGCCCCAGTCCCCCGATGTCTTCATAGGAAATCTTTGTAGTCTTCTGCTCTCCTGCCTCTCTCGATTCTATTTGTATCTGTGTTCCCGGGTTTATTACTACCACGCCATCGGGGTTCGTGCTCAAAACCTTGAAATCGCTTGACCGGGAACCGAAAAGAGTAACCCTTACCCTGTCCCCTGTGATTACCGGCAACCCTTCGATAAGCGTACCGATATACCTGACATCCCTGTCTTTTTGAGACAGGCTCGAAAGCGTCAAGGGGGAGACTGTGACTCTCGCTGCCGGTTTGTGGTTTACCTTCCGAATCTTCACCTTCTCGTCTATGCCAACCTTTGCATTTTCTCTCGTTATGCCGTCCATCTGTATGAGTTTCTTCCCCCTCTCTTCAACATAACAGGGCATGAGCTTTACGGGTGTTTTTCTTTTCCCTTCAATCTCGATAATATCGCCGACGTCTAATCCGAGCGCTTTCATATCTTCAGGGTCAATCCGGACAATGGCCCTCCCAACGTCCCTTGGTAATGCCTCTTTCACCTTAAGGGCCATAATTGCCTCTTTATTTTTCTCTTTCATTGTCTCTCCGATGTTTTTTTAAATGTTTTGAAGGGCTGTTTTCCCTCGCCTGGAGGCCTCCCCGATTTTGGGGAGACCGGCGAGGATTTGAAGTGGGTTGTGTTGAGGGGGCCTTGAGACATCTTTATTTCTCCATTTTATTGAAACAACGACTCCTTAAAGTTACCCAGCGCATCAATGCCCTTCACTTCTCTCGGACACAGGGGGGTAACTGTAATCCGGATATTGTCCATATGTTTTCTCAGGTAATCGATATATGTTTCCTGTCCCTTCCTTTTCTCTCTGCAGAATTTACAATGGTCGTTCTGCGGCACCACATTATTAATCACTAATTGTTTCACCTTTATCCCGTATGCATTCAGGTAGCCTATCATTCTCTCCGTTTCCCGAACAGCCATGTCCTCCGGGATTGTAACAACAACGAATTCGCATCGCTTACTGTCTTTGAAGAGACTGTGTATCCTGGTGACGGTCTTTTTCATTTCCACAAGAAAATCATCACCTTCATCGGGCCTGTATTTCCCGCCGAAGGTCGTTGCCACATAGCGGTATTTCCATCGCATCTTTGCCATGACCTTGATCCAGTCATCCAGCATGTCCGGCAGTGTTAAAAGCCTTAATGCATGGCCTGTGGGCGCTGTATCGACAATAAACTTATCGAATCTCCCTTCTTCTATCAGGTCCGTTATTATTTTTAGCCCCATGACTTCATCTATGCCGGGGATTGGAAGGGCAAATGCCGATTCGACATCTTCGGGATCTAAATAGGTAGAGGTATCGATAATTTTTTTAATTTCTTTTTCATATTTTGCCTTGAAGGCTGAGAAGGCTTTTTTTGCGCTTATTTCGATCGCACTGAGGTTTTTTACGCTTTTAATATCTTCAACTCCATCGCCAATCTTTTGTCCCAGGCTGTCAGAAAGAGAATGGGCCGGGTCAGTAGAGATAATTAATGTTTTGAATATTTCTGATAAATACAGACCGGCACTTGCAGCGCAGGTTGTTTTTCCAACACCTCCCTTGCCGCCAAAGAGAATCAGTTTCAAAGGGGCATCGCTTAGTCCGGTCAATCCCATCAAGAATCCCCATCATTTCTTTATCTTAATCTCCAGGATGCCATTTTTAAAAGAAGAGGTGAACGCCTTGTCCTTTCCCTTAGCCGGCAGCAGAACCTCCTTAAGGTATTTCCTGTCTCCGCTTTTTGCAGAAATGTTGAGTATATCCCCCTTAAGGTCAATCTTTATATCGTTCTCATTCACGCCCGGCATTTCCGCATATATCCGGATCTCATCTTTTTCATCAAAGATATCGGTTATCGGTTCCCTTTCTTCCTCGACTTTTGCGCCACGAGGCGTTTTTTTGATGTTGCCGAAATGTTCAACAACAGGTCTTCCCCCCACTGCCGTTTTCACAGAGAAACCGAATACGCCCTTCATACCGTCTTTCAGGTTACTGAAATCTATCTCGCCTTCTTTCTTTATCTCGCCGCCTGCCTTTTCCAGTTCAGATGCAAGGTCCACCAGTTTTTCAATGCCCTTGAATAGTCCTCCCAGTCCCAGGTCTCCAATCCCGAAATCGATGTTGATTGTATCACCACTTTTTTTACTGCCCTTCTTTTCCCCTGCCATAATTTTTACTCCTTCCTATCTTCGTAATTGGTAACTCGTATCACGGTATTTTCCCGCTTCACGATTTCCTTCCACCTTTTACTTTTCGCCTTTCACATTTCCCCTTTATTAATACCTGATCGGCATTGTCTTTAAAGGGTCTGCCTTTGTATGCTTAATGGTCTTTATCTCTCTTTCTCTCCGTACCTCTTCCTGTAATCCCACAATCAACTTATTTACATCACTCAATAAGCGACCTGTTATTTTCCTTTTCTTTTCCAGCAGGGAAGTTTCTTTCTCCAGCCTGTCTTTCTCTTTCTTCAGAGTATACAGGTCAAGATAGGGAGACCTTTGAGCCTTCGGGATAGACCGTGCACCAATGGAATGCATGCTTCTTAAGTTCCTGATTGTTGCAATCTCTTGTAGCGCTTTCATGTATATAACCTCCCGCTTAACACAATATTCTGCATTGTCAGTTACTGTGTGTTGTTACTAAACCTTCCACTATCTCCTTCACCCTGTTTTGATTTGTTTTTGAGCCTACCCTGCTTGTAACAGACGACAATACGTCCTGACACATCCGGCTGAACATCCCGTTCGAACGGGAAGGTGATAAATTCTGGATCTTTGCGGCCCTTGCAATCATAATGCAGGCGCGAATGGTCGGCGCAAATTCGCACTTGCCCGATTCTCTTAAGCCCCGGACGATCCTTACTATCATTTCTACATCTTTTTTAGGAAGTCTCGATTTTGCATGGGTAATGGCAACTTCTGTTTCATGGTCAAAGTGGTCTAAATCCATCGTTACCATTCTGTCTCTCAGGGCGTCCTGACTTCTGTGCACTCCGGCATACTCCTCGGGATTGCTGGTAAACAGTGCGGTAAAATCGGGGTGTACCTTCAGATATGGCCCTTCCACCCCTCTTCCTGCCGGCAAATCCATAATCCGTTCCTGCAGAATAGACAGGAGGATGTTATTTGCCTCCGGACGTGATCGCGTAAACTCGTCATAGATAAGGGTAAACCCGTACTTGCATGCCACAGTGAGGCGGTTATCAACCCATCTCTTGACCATGTCTTCCTCTGTCTTGAGGACCCTTGAGACAAAACGGTCAACCACCTTTCTCATCCTGTATCCATATTCACCACCCACAAGATTGGATGTGGTAAACTCTTCATCTCCATGAATTAAAACAACCGGTCTCCCTATCTTGCTTGCAACATGCATGGCAAGAGTAGTTTTGCCGGTGCCTGAAACCCCTCTGAAATGAACCGGAAAACCCGCCTTTATATAGAAGACTGCCCTGTCACTCACATCCTTTATGTATTTTGTTTCCACAAAGTCAGGTAAAGCAGCCGGCTCCAATATTGTTGTGTTTTCTTCAATCATTTCGGTTTTCCTCCCAAAATGTTCTTAATATCATTCCAGATTATTTTCGCCTCAGCCAAATCCGCCCTTACTTCTTTTTC includes:
- the gvpN gene encoding gas vesicle protein GvpN, which produces MIEENTTILEPAALPDFVETKYIKDVSDRAVFYIKAGFPVHFRGVSGTGKTTLAMHVASKIGRPVVLIHGDEEFTTSNLVGGEYGYRMRKVVDRFVSRVLKTEEDMVKRWVDNRLTVACKYGFTLIYDEFTRSRPEANNILLSILQERIMDLPAGRGVEGPYLKVHPDFTALFTSNPEEYAGVHRSQDALRDRMVTMDLDHFDHETEVAITHAKSRLPKKDVEMIVRIVRGLRESGKCEFAPTIRACIMIARAAKIQNLSPSRSNGMFSRMCQDVLSSVTSRVGSKTNQNRVKEIVEGLVTTHSN
- a CDS encoding GvpL/GvpF family gas vesicle protein, giving the protein MNNTGKYIYGVMNTGSHAAGSGLLTSNGIYTVPYRDVSAVVSDNGIIDYTNLPGDVAARHLIQHQLVIEKVMQECTIIPMRLGTYVLNEDEIMQVLTKGYRMFKEIFKEVEGRMEIDVIASWVDLNTVIKEVSGNEEVRALKQSLLNKKEGVTVDDQIKMGVLIKGYLNKKKDEYTHTIKDSLKGLCRDMKEYTMTDDVTIMNAAFFIDNGIRIPFEERLDELNNGFSGKVHFKYIGPLPPYNFYVLEIKKLQYEEIDRARKKLGLNVCASKDDIKRAYRSYASVYHPDKQFNAQSDDTQRAEAEMEYGEITKAYGLLSEYCQHESCSFEEEDFAGNSIIVRIKEQ
- a CDS encoding ArsA family ATPase, with amino-acid sequence MGLTGLSDAPLKLILFGGKGGVGKTTCAASAGLYLSEIFKTLIISTDPAHSLSDSLGQKIGDGVEDIKSVKNLSAIEISAKKAFSAFKAKYEKEIKKIIDTSTYLDPEDVESAFALPIPGIDEVMGLKIITDLIEEGRFDKFIVDTAPTGHALRLLTLPDMLDDWIKVMAKMRWKYRYVATTFGGKYRPDEGDDFLVEMKKTVTRIHSLFKDSKRCEFVVVTIPEDMAVRETERMIGYLNAYGIKVKQLVINNVVPQNDHCKFCREKRKGQETYIDYLRKHMDNIRITVTPLCPREVKGIDALGNFKESLFQ
- a CDS encoding CDC48 family AAA ATPase, with product MKEKNKEAIMALKVKEALPRDVGRAIVRIDPEDMKALGLDVGDIIEIEGKRKTPVKLMPCYVEERGKKLIQMDGITRENAKVGIDEKVKIRKVNHKPAARVTVSPLTLSSLSQKDRDVRYIGTLIEGLPVITGDRVRVTLFGSRSSDFKVLSTNPDGVVVINPGTQIQIESREAGEQKTTKISYEDIGGLGHQIQRIREMIELPLKYPQIFERLGIDPPKGVLLYGPPGTGKTLIARSVANETEAYFTSISGPEIMGKFYGESEARLRGIFDDAQKHAPSIIFIDEIDAIAPKREDMGGEKQVERRVVAQLLSLLDGLQSRGQVIVIGATNIPNTLDPALRRPGRFDREISIPIPDKNGRLHILQIHTRGMPLSGETHQGSGATSNGVDLEKLAEISHGFVGADLEALAREAAMSALRKILPKIDFEVDEIPYETLLKLEVTMDDFFDAMKEVEPSAIREVFVEVPDVRWDDVGGLEDIKQELKEAVEWPIKYADVFRTASTQPPKGILLHGPPGTGKTLLAKAVASETKVNFISIKGPSLMSKFVGESEKGVREVFKTAKQASPAIIFFDEIDAILPRRGSGIGESGVTERVVSQFLAEMDGIEELKGVVVLAATNRLDMIDPALLRGGRFDLVIELPFPDEDARFSIFEIHTQNKPLGNDVDLHALARESDNLAGSDIEFLCRKASMLAIREFINQTPRAKLTITKRHFGEALQLVQKQKASIYTGQDDI
- a CDS encoding Hsp20/alpha crystallin family protein, which encodes MAGEKKGSKKSGDTINIDFGIGDLGLGGLFKGIEKLVDLASELEKAGGEIKKEGEIDFSNLKDGMKGVFGFSVKTAVGGRPVVEHFGNIKKTPRGAKVEEEREPITDIFDEKDEIRIYAEMPGVNENDIKIDLKGDILNISAKSGDRKYLKEVLLPAKGKDKAFTSSFKNGILEIKIKK